The nucleotide sequence TAAAATTGCCCTGAGAGTCGCAAAACCGATGCCTGCTGGTAAACCTAATAACCACCAACGTAAGCGCCACGCCAGAGCTTTAATAAATACTGGTTTGTTTCCTGCCGATACGATTAAAGATTGTGCCACCATACAAGTATGTTCGGTATCATCAGACACCATACCTTTGCCAAAAAATAGATGATGTGCGTTTAAATTCGGCATAATAGCACGCTGTCTTTGTCGAGATAACCCCTCATAAGGAAGTCCTAGAGCATCTCCCACAGCAGTACCCAACAAACAACCGACAATAGAGTCTAAGTAGGTGGACAAAACTAAAGTTAACTCTGTGATAAGGGAACAGAAAACAGGTAAGAAGTAAAAGTTGGATCTGTTATTGAGGCTCCAGATTAATTATAGCCAAAATACTAAGATAAGTAGGATGTTTCCTGAATTCATCCTACTATTAAAACCCCTTAAAAATTTAGCCGCTTAGTAATACCAATTTTCCCTGAAGCGTGTCTAATAGATTCCCCCCCCAACCCCCCTTATTAAAAAGAGATAGGAGTTACGCACTCCTGATGAAAAACAACAATTTTATGTCATCCCTCGCTGTGCGAACCATCTCAAACCATCTCAAACCCTTGTGATTTGGTTATGGTGCGTAAGTCCTAAGAGAGTAAAAGAAAATTAAGTGTATGCTATAGGGAAAAATGGTATAAGCTGTTAAAAAGTTATGACTCAGCAAGCATTTTGAGCTAGTGTTTTGAGATGAGATAGGTTTTGAGCAACCAAATTTTCTTCGGGTTTAGATTCGACTGTATTCGAGTTGTTGTAAAAGTTTTCCCAAATGATTAGATGGTCTTGGCCTTGGTCTTGTAAAATTGCATCTATTAACAAGCTTCCCTCTAAATTTGCCCCCTCAAATTGACATCTTCTCAGGTCGGCTTCCCGTAGATTGGCATTAGTCATCGAGGCTCCCTCTAGGATAGCACCCCTAAGATCGGCTTGTCTCAAGTCAGACTCATCTAGGTTAGCCGCATTAAGATACACTCCATTGAGAAACGCTCTTGTGAGCAAAGCTCCCTTTAAATTGACTTCCCTCAGATTTGACCCCACAAGATGAGCGTCTGTGAGGTTAGCATTGTTTAAATTAGCTCCCTTCAAATCAACGCCAGAAAGGTTAGCACCCACAAGATTAGCGCCTTCAAGAAAAGCCCCCACTAAATAAGAACCTCTGAGGTCGGCTTTTTCTAAGTTGATTCCTTGTAGGTCTAGGTTTAAACCGTAAATTCCTCTCAAGTCAATCTCTAACTGAGGATTTTCTTCGATCCAACTATTCCAAATATTCGTACCTTTTTGGAGAATGTATAAGTGATTTTTATTCATGGGTTTGACAATCTCTAATAACAAAAACGACAAGATATGAACCAGTAATGCTGTGAATCCCCTTTAGGCACTCTTCCTTTGAGTAAAAAGCTTTTTGCCACGACAGGATTTTAACAACAGTTTTTATCCTCTCCTCTAAATTTTTTCAAGAGGAGATTCTTAAAAAAACAATTAATTCCTCTATCATAACAGAATAAAATCCTTTTTTGGTGATCTAATACACCATAAGTAAGATTTTACCGGCTGTTTTTGTAAAGAATTGTTGTTATCTATAGCCGATCAGATATTGAGCAGATAGTAAGGAAAATAACAAAGAATGCCATAGGGATCAATCTGAAGAGGCAGATCATCTAAAGGCAGAGGGGTTAAAGATATAATATAGAGCGAGTAAATGATCCAGCCCTAGCCGCTTTTCACAATAGCATCACCCGAGTAGAGAAGTTGGGGAGAAGCTCTCTAGGACGCAAAAGTGTGAATCAACAAATTTTGAGCGGATTTTAGATGAAAAAAGGAATTTTATTTATTGCCACCAGTTTAGACGGATACATAGCTAGGAAAAATGGAGAGATTGACTGGCTATTTACGGACCAGGACTATGGTTATGAGGAATTTTACCAGAGCATTGATATTACGTTAATCGGTTACAAGACTTACCAACAACTGTTAACTTTTGAGGAATTCCCTTATCCAGACAAAATCAACTATGTATTTAGCCGCCATCACAAGAACCAAGACCATAATTTAGTCACTTTTATTTCAACTGATCCAGTAGAATTTGTCAAACAACTGAAACAAGCGTCCGGGAAAAACCTTTGGTTAGTTGGAGGTGGGCAAATGAATACCCTATTTCTCAATGCCAATTTGCTCGACGAAATCATTATTTCTATTCATCCTGTCATTTTGGGAGAAGGAATACCGCTTTTTGCCGGAAATCCTCAAGAAAAGAAATTGCAATTAATTAAACATCAATCCTTTGAAAGCGGCTTAATCCAGATTACTTATAAAATTAAAGGAGATGGATAAACCCAAAAACTAATCATGACCTCTCTTGCTCCCACTGTCCTTGAAAAACTAGCAACTCCTTTAAAAATCGGTTCAGTAGAAATCAAAAGCCGCGTTTTACAGTCACCCTTATCGGGAGTAACAGACTTAATCTTTCGTCGCTTAGTGAGACGTTATGCACCCACCTCGATGATGTACACCGAAATGGTTAGCGCCACAGAAATACATCATCTGCAACAACTACCAAAAATCATGGAGATAGACCCTCAAGAACATCCCATCAGTATTCAACTATTTGACTGTCGTCCGGATTTTATGGCCGAAGCGGCAACAAAAGCGGTAGCAGAAGGAGCAAAAACCGTAGATATTAATATGGGTTGTCCGGTCAATAAAATCACCAAAAAAGGCGGGGGTTCATCGCTATTACGTCAGCCGGAAATTGCCCAAGAAATTGTCAAAACCGTTGTATCTGCGGTAGAGGTTCCTGTTACCGTTAAAACTCGTATTGGTTGGAATGATGAAGAAATTACCATTCTCGACTTTGCTAAACGGATGGAAGATGCCGGCGCGGCAATGTTAACCTTACACGCTCGGACTCGCGCTCAGGGGTATAATGGGACGGCAAGATGGGAATGGATTAGACGAGTCAAAGAAATACTCTCTATCCCAGTTATTGCTAATGGGGATATATTTTCTGTTGAAGCGGCGCTTAGGTGTTTAGAAGAAACTGGCGCAGATGGGGTCATGTGTTCTCGGGGAACATTGGGTTATCCGTTTTTAGTGGGAGAAATAGATTATTTTTTGAAGACAGGAAAAGAATTAGCTACACCTACTCCTTTACAACGTCTTGAATGTGCCAAAGAACATTTAAAGGGTTTATGGGAATATAAAGGACAACGAGGAATCTATCAATCTCGTAAACATTTAACTTGGTATTGTAAAGGGTTTGCGGGTGCATCTTTGTTACGGGATGAAGTATCTAGAATTAATAGTTTACAAGAAGGTTATGAATTAATTAATAAAGCCATCAAACAGTTAAATTTTTCTTAATTTTTCTTGTCATGCTCTGACCGAGACAGATAATAGTGGCATTTGAGTTGAGCAATGTTTAGATAGTTATTGGTTATTGTTACTTAAAAATCGGAAAAAAATTCATGACATCGGATCTAGGATATGAGATTTTTACTGTACAAGAAGCTCCCCACTTATTTAACAGAAAACCGAATAAAAATTTTACAATCCAAGTATGGCCTTCCTTTATGTCATATTGCCCTGAGCCACAAGAAAGGCAAAAAGCTAGTTCAAAAAAGCAGATTTATTCCGATTTTAGTATCATAGTAGTCGAATCAGGGACAGGACGGTTAATAGCAAGAGGAATCGGTATTCCTTTGGCGTGGGAAGGAGACTTTGACCAGTTGCCAGATCGAGGTTTAGACTGGGCAATAGATCAGGGGACAGAAGACCATTTACAAGGTCGTCAGCCTACCCTATTATGCGCTAGAAGCATTGCTGTTATACCCGAATATCGCAATAAACATCTGAGCAGTTTGCTCATTCAAGAGATGAAAAAAATCGCTCAAGCTCATCAGTTTAGTTCGCTAATTATTCCTGTGCGTCCATCTCTCAAACATCTTTACCCTCTCACACCGATAGAGCGTTATATCACTTGGCAAAATGAAAATAAACTCCCTTTTGATCCTTGGTTGCGTATTCATGCTAAACAAGGAGCTAAACTGATTAAAGTTTGCTCTCAATCTTTTAGTATTATTGATACTGTTTCTAATTGGGAAGCTAGGGCGAATATGCGTTTTCCCGAGTCTGGTGATTACATTATCCCCGGTGCTTTAGTACCCATCAAGATTGACTATGCCAACGATCAAGGGAGTTACATAGAGCCTAACGTTTGGATGTCTTACAATCTCAATTAATTGATAGGTTAAGAAATGTTTTATTATTAAAAGTAACTAGGCTCAAGCGAATATTTTTGAATATTGGGTCGTCGATGTCAAGGCGAGAAAATTAATTGTTTATCGTTTTCCCCAGTCAGGTGATTATCAAGAGACAAGAGAATTATTATCAGAGGCGAAAATATCTCCTTTAGCTTTTCCTGATGTTGAGATTGCCATCAAAGATATTTTCTTGATTTAATTATAGGTTAAGAAAAAGTAATATATTGCTGGAGCGAGTAATTATTATCGACCTTGCCTATCATTTCCGAAGTTTACTTACCCTTACTTGTGATCTAAATCACTTCGTTATCATATCGAGATCACAAACTGTTGACTATTAAAGCAATATTATAGAATTGTTGAGCTTAATCGATCATCAATTAATAGTAGAAAACACTTATGTCTACTCCAAAGTCAGAATTTTCTAAAGTGACATTTATCAGTTCTCAAAAGATTAGTAATTTGGCTCCTAGTGTTTCAGAAGATGTAATTGAAGAAATGGAAAAAGAGCAAAAAGAAAGAATTAAATCTAAAAAATATAAATCATTTTAATCTTTATTAATAATTATGAAAAAGCCAAAAAATCCAAGCCCTGCAAAAATTTTATATTTATTTGCAGAACTTCACAATCATCTAGGTAACGGAACGATTCGCCATCAATTAAGCCAAATAGTGAGGCATAGTAAAGACGCTGAAATTATTGACATTTGTCGGCGTGCGGCAGATTGCTTAGAAATAGAAATTGATGACAAGTTTAATAAACTTGATACTGAGCAACATTCTCATTCTCTTAAAACTCTTGTTAATCATCTCGCATGGGCAAAAAACAAGTTTGATGAAATCCTTAAATTAAGGGATGAATGTAATCCGAAATGGACAGAAAGTATTTTTAAAGCTACCGAGATTCAACTAATAGAGCTTTCTAATTGTTATACATTACTTGATAAAATTCCTGATATTACAGATAAAAACGATGAGGTAGTTAAAATAGGAGATCTTGTTGCCGTCAGATGCAAAGATGAGAAAGATCAAGAGTATGATCATTATGGGGTTTTAATTTCAAGTCCCAAAGGCTACAGAGTTGCTCATTTTTTTACAGGTGCTACAGTAAAAGCTCAAAATAGTCTGGCAGAAAAAGGATTTGGCTATGTGCATGAGACATTTTATTCACCTGACTGGATAGTCAAAGAACATTTACCCACAGAAATTCCCTATAGCCAAGTTGAGCAACGGATAAAAGAATCAAGAAAACTCGATAAACGAGTATGGAGTAAGTTCACCTATAATTGTGAACATTGGGCACGAGAAATGGTTTATAACAAACCTGAATGTACTCAGTTTAAAAGAGGGAATGATCAAATATAAGAGTCAACTCATTCCAGTGACTAAATTTTAGGGAGCATTAACTGATTAATATGCTGCACAGATTCTTGAACCAGTTGCGGCATAATTTGAATTGTTCGTTGTCCTGTTGGAGTTTTATAATACCTAAAAAAGAGCGGCTTTTTAAGAATTGTTCATTTTCACCGAGAACTTGAGATTGAGTTAACTAGACAGTGCTGTTGATGGGATTTTTCTGGTATTAATCTTAAAAATGCTGTGCTACTTTAATCCTACTGTATCTTAACCTCCTTATAAACAGAAGGCTCTAAAATCATAATTTGGTAAAATCCTCTAGATTAAATTCTGGACAAATCTTTTTAACCTCAAGACTCATCTATGACTATCAAACGTCGAGAATTCTTAGCTTTTTTAGGCATCAGTGCCGGAACAGTTACACTAAATCCCTTGGCCAAATTTCCTGCAACTGAAAAAAGCATAGCCGCTACTATTCCCAATACTCTAGCAAAAGAACTATCAAACCCCAACCTTTTTTCCATTCAACTTCCTATCCCCCTCGATATTGATAATCTAACAGCAGATGAGCAAAAATCCGCCTACAGCACTTATGAAGTGGTAGATGATTTGGTACTGCCTTCGGGTTTTACCTATGATGTCATTGCCGCTTGGGGCGATCCAGTGGGAGATTCTCGCTTTGGCTACAATAATGATTACCTTTCCTTGCTGGAAACAGCGCCCAACGAGGGGTTATTAACCGTTAATTTTGAATATATTAGTAGCAACACCTGGTTACAAACTTTCTCTAAGGTAATCGGGCAATCTTTACCTCTCGAAATCAAAGAAATCCCTACAGGTTATGAAGAAGAAATCCAAGCCTTTGAATTACCCGAAAATGACCCTTTAAAAACACAAGTAAAAGCCACTTGTGAGCAAGCACTCATTGATTTAGGAATAGGGGTTATTTCTATTCGCCGTAATTCCAACGGTCAATGGGAAAGAACTTATGCTAAAACCGATAGACGTATTACCGGCATATCCGGACTCAAAGACGGACGCTACTTAAAAGCAACCGGTCCTGCTGTGGCAGTTTTCACTAAAACCAATAAGCAAGGTTATGATGATCAACTCGGCGAAAAAATTATCGGGACTTTTCAAAACTGTGCAGGAGGAACCACACCTTGGGGAACAGTCTTTAGTGCTGAAGAAAACTTTCAAGACCAAGTTCCTGAAGCAGTAATGGCCGATGGTTCATCTTTAAAACCCTCTCAAACTCCTTTTAAAATAATTGTCAGCAAAACTGGCGGCAAAAATGAAGTTAATATCACCGGTTGGGCTAATGTATTTGGTTTAGCCGGCAATAAATACGGTTGGATGGTAGAAATAGACCCTGCTAACCCCAATGACTACGGAACCAAACACACTTGGTTAGGGCGCTATCGTCACGAAGCAGTGGCCTTTCATACAGTGGCCGATAAACCTTTAGCTGTTTATTCAGGATGTGATCGCCGAGGAGGACACTTATATAAGTTCGTCTCCAAAGCTAACATCAAAGACCCCAAAGACAAAAGCAATTCCCGTTTAATGGAAGATGGGATGCTATACGGAGCAAAATTTAACCCCGATGGAACCGGGCGCTGGATAGCATTACGTCCTGATACCCCTGTAGATCCCGTTTTACCCTCTCAAGTCCAAGGAAAAGAGGGTCAGGGAATTGTGGGCCTACCGAACCCCAAGCGCACAGAAGGCGGCATCATAAAAATAAGCCGCGATGAGGATATTACCAGCTATAAACAACAATTTAAAACCCTCAGCGATCTTTACCCAGGGAACCCCAGCGAAAAACAGGGTGCTATCTTAATTGATGCTCATTATGCCGCTAATGCTGCCGGTGTGACTTGTACCGCGCGGCCAGAAGACACTGAAATGAGTCCAGATGGCACACTTTATATGACCTACACCTCGGGTACACCTGACAGTAGCGGCGGTCCCGATCCACAGATTTTTAAGGGCCCCAATGGAGAAACCGCCTATGAATTTGGTTGGATCATGAGTCTAAAAGAAGACAATAACGATCCAGCCGCCATGACATTTCGCTGGAAACTCTTTTCTACAGGAGGAGAACCCGCTAAAGGCGGCCTCGGTTTTTCTAACCCTGATAATCTTAAGCTAGATAACAAAGGCAATTTGTGGATGGTGACAGATATGACCACCCTAACCATGAATAAAGCCATCCCTGAGCGAGTCATTGAGGGTAAAGCCGTCAGCCAAACCGAATTAGTCGGGTTATTTGGCAATAATAGCGCTTGGTTTATACCTACAAGCGGCAAAAATGCCGGCAATGCTTATCCTTTTGCCATCGGACCAATGGAAACAGAAATGACAGGGCCGACTTTCACTTCGGACCAAAAAACCCTATTGATTTCTATTCAACATCCAGGAGAAGCCGGCGGAATTCGTGAAAATATGCAGTCTGAAACTCGAAACTTTCTCATTCAAACCACTAACGGCCAAGAATTCACCCAAAAAAGAACAGTACCCATCGGTTCAAATTGGCCCTCTAAAAAACCCAATGATCCTCCTCGTCCGGCTATCGTTGCCATTCGAAGACTCAATCAAGAGACTATCGCCTAAATTATAACATTCTAGGGTGGACAAAATTCACCCTTTCCTTTTTTCTTGGCGCGAAATCAAAAAACATTTAACTTAACTAAAAATTTTTCTGTAAAACCGACTCTTGATTTTGTAGTAAAACTTAATATCCTTGTACATAAAGGTTAACATCCCCGATTGTAAATTTGACAATGTTGGATTTACATCGGCAACACAAAATCCACACAATCATTAGATTATTATAGTGATTAGCTAAGAACAAAATTTTTTTTACAAGATTATGGGTGAACTAAGTATATCTACTCAAAATATCAACGGACGTAAGGTCGACTCCTATTTATTTTGGTTACGTGTTAAAAATCTTTTATCAACAGGTTTTTTTGTCACGGTGTTTGGCAGTTTTCTTTTAATGGTTATGTTTTATCGTTTTCATGGGTTAGATAACAAATCTTTTAGCACATTTGAAAAGGCCCAGGAAAATAGTTTATTAGAAAATCATCAAAAAATTTAATTTTAACATTTTTTTATTTATATAAAAAACCAGGGTGGGTGATAACAAGTAACCCGCCCTCGATTTTTAAAAAGACTGTTTTAACGTTTGCTCATAGAGGAGAAGAAATTTTTTGCTTATTTTTCTGCTCGGCGTGTAGCTTTTTCATTTTTGGGCGCTTCTTGCGCTCTTGCAGATTCAAATTTATCAGCTATAATTTCTTCAGGATCAATGGTAGGATCGGCGGCAGAATAAAGTTGACCTTCAGCGTTAGTATTCGGTTTAGTAGAATGCCCTTTATGACTCGCGTGTCCACCTGGCATAATTTTCACCTCTTTTTTTAGAGTATAATTCAAGAGTAATGAATAATCTTTTAAAGTTTCTTCTATCTTTTGATTGAATATTTTTTGTCTTTTCTGAACAGTAAACCTTTCTTAAGAAATAATTATTTAGATATAATTCCTAAAAGATGATCCCCCCCAACCCCCCTTAATAAGCGGTGGATAACTGACAAAAATTTTAGGATGGGCAATCTAGATCAACTTTGAAGAATGACAAAAGCGGCTTGATCCTTTAAAATCTTAACAGGGTTAAATATTTGTTTTAATTTCATCGTTAAAAATGTCAATGGTCAATATTGCTCAAATTCTTGCTACTGAGTTATCTTTACGTCCTCAACAGGTCTCAAATGCTCTTGAATTATTAGCAGAAGGAGCAACTATTCCTTTTATTGCGCGTTATCGCAAGGAAAAAACCGGCTCACTCGATGAAACTCAATTAAGAACTATCTCGGAACGTTATACTTATATAACTGAATTAGAAGACCGGAAAAAAGTTATCTTAGAAGCAATTGCGGCACAAAATAAACTGACTGATGAACTGAAAAATAAAATTGAATCCTGTTTACAAAAAAACGAATTAGAAGACCTCTATTTACCTTATAAACCTAAACGCCGCACCCGAGCAACTATTGCTAAAGAACAAGGGTTAGAACCTTTAGCCGAGTTGATTAAATCCCTTAATTATCCTGCCTCTAAACCTGTTTCTTTAAGGGAAGAAGCGGCTAAATATATTAATGAGGAAAAAGGAATTAAAACAGAAGAAGAGGCTTTAAATGGGGCATCCGATATCTTAGCAGAAGAAGTATCCGAAAAAGCGAATCTACGGGCTTACTTACGGGATTATTTGATGAAAGAGGGGCTGTTTATTTCTCGTATTAAAGATGAACACCCAGAAGGCAGT is from Gloeothece verrucosa PCC 7822 and encodes:
- a CDS encoding pentapeptide repeat-containing protein; its protein translation is MNKNHLYILQKGTNIWNSWIEENPQLEIDLRGIYGLNLDLQGINLEKADLRGSYLVGAFLEGANLVGANLSGVDLKGANLNNANLTDAHLVGSNLREVNLKGALLTRAFLNGVYLNAANLDESDLRQADLRGAILEGASMTNANLREADLRRCQFEGANLEGSLLIDAILQDQGQDHLIIWENFYNNSNTVESKPEENLVAQNLSHLKTLAQNAC
- a CDS encoding dihydrofolate reductase family protein, which gives rise to MKKGILFIATSLDGYIARKNGEIDWLFTDQDYGYEEFYQSIDITLIGYKTYQQLLTFEEFPYPDKINYVFSRHHKNQDHNLVTFISTDPVEFVKQLKQASGKNLWLVGGGQMNTLFLNANLLDEIIISIHPVILGEGIPLFAGNPQEKKLQLIKHQSFESGLIQITYKIKGDG
- the dusB gene encoding tRNA dihydrouridine synthase DusB; translation: MTSLAPTVLEKLATPLKIGSVEIKSRVLQSPLSGVTDLIFRRLVRRYAPTSMMYTEMVSATEIHHLQQLPKIMEIDPQEHPISIQLFDCRPDFMAEAATKAVAEGAKTVDINMGCPVNKITKKGGGSSLLRQPEIAQEIVKTVVSAVEVPVTVKTRIGWNDEEITILDFAKRMEDAGAAMLTLHARTRAQGYNGTARWEWIRRVKEILSIPVIANGDIFSVEAALRCLEETGADGVMCSRGTLGYPFLVGEIDYFLKTGKELATPTPLQRLECAKEHLKGLWEYKGQRGIYQSRKHLTWYCKGFAGASLLRDEVSRINSLQEGYELINKAIKQLNFS
- a CDS encoding GNAT family N-acetyltransferase yields the protein MTSDLGYEIFTVQEAPHLFNRKPNKNFTIQVWPSFMSYCPEPQERQKASSKKQIYSDFSIIVVESGTGRLIARGIGIPLAWEGDFDQLPDRGLDWAIDQGTEDHLQGRQPTLLCARSIAVIPEYRNKHLSSLLIQEMKKIAQAHQFSSLIIPVRPSLKHLYPLTPIERYITWQNENKLPFDPWLRIHAKQGAKLIKVCSQSFSIIDTVSNWEARANMRFPESGDYIIPGALVPIKIDYANDQGSYIEPNVWMSYNLN
- a CDS encoding Uma2 family endonuclease, whose product is MFEYWVVDVKARKLIVYRFPQSGDYQETRELLSEAKISPLAFPDVEIAIKDIFLI
- a CDS encoding DUF2059 domain-containing protein; this translates as MLKKPLFFRYYKTPTGQRTIQIMPQLVQESVQHINQLMLPKI
- a CDS encoding PhoX family protein — encoded protein: MTIKRREFLAFLGISAGTVTLNPLAKFPATEKSIAATIPNTLAKELSNPNLFSIQLPIPLDIDNLTADEQKSAYSTYEVVDDLVLPSGFTYDVIAAWGDPVGDSRFGYNNDYLSLLETAPNEGLLTVNFEYISSNTWLQTFSKVIGQSLPLEIKEIPTGYEEEIQAFELPENDPLKTQVKATCEQALIDLGIGVISIRRNSNGQWERTYAKTDRRITGISGLKDGRYLKATGPAVAVFTKTNKQGYDDQLGEKIIGTFQNCAGGTTPWGTVFSAEENFQDQVPEAVMADGSSLKPSQTPFKIIVSKTGGKNEVNITGWANVFGLAGNKYGWMVEIDPANPNDYGTKHTWLGRYRHEAVAFHTVADKPLAVYSGCDRRGGHLYKFVSKANIKDPKDKSNSRLMEDGMLYGAKFNPDGTGRWIALRPDTPVDPVLPSQVQGKEGQGIVGLPNPKRTEGGIIKISRDEDITSYKQQFKTLSDLYPGNPSEKQGAILIDAHYAANAAGVTCTARPEDTEMSPDGTLYMTYTSGTPDSSGGPDPQIFKGPNGETAYEFGWIMSLKEDNNDPAAMTFRWKLFSTGGEPAKGGLGFSNPDNLKLDNKGNLWMVTDMTTLTMNKAIPERVIEGKAVSQTELVGLFGNNSAWFIPTSGKNAGNAYPFAIGPMETEMTGPTFTSDQKTLLISIQHPGEAGGIRENMQSETRNFLIQTTNGQEFTQKRTVPIGSNWPSKKPNDPPRPAIVAIRRLNQETIA